Proteins co-encoded in one Neodiprion lecontei isolate iyNeoLeco1 chromosome 3, iyNeoLeco1.1, whole genome shotgun sequence genomic window:
- the LOC107227450 gene encoding trypsin delta: MSLFHHQIVFCLVFGLSVIFTNGASINFDVGLESRIVGGAQAEEGAIPYQVSLRLNGWPFCGGSIITVFHIVTAAHCVPGINISQLTVITGTNSLESGGETHGVVEVTSHESYVGSSDYWKYDIAILTLAAELTVTSLQSPIPIATVDPPDGAELLVSGWGRLFSESNAVPTKLQYLWVVAINNTECRETLREEVDDVHLCALRGVGSAVCSGDSGGPLVYNGTLVGVVSWGRSPCASGVPDAYVRMSLMLDFIERVIGTAVSK; the protein is encoded by the exons ATGAGTCTATTTCATCATCAAATAGTCTTCTGTCTCGTGTTTGGACTTAGTGTGATATTTACTAACG GTGCGTCGATTAATTTTGATGTCGGGCTGGAATCGCGCATCGTTGGAGGGGCACAGGCTGAAGAAGGTGCAATTCCCTACCAAGTGTCATTGAGATTGAATGGCTGGCCCTTTTGTGGAGGGTCCATAATCACTGTCTTCCATATTGTCACTGCGGCGCATTGTGTCCCGGGTATAAATATCAGTCAACTGACAGTCATTACGGGCACCAACAGTTTGGAAAGTGGTGGCGAGACCCATGGTGTCGTTGAAGTAACATCTCACGAGAGTTATGTCGGTTCGTCAGACTATTGGAAATACGATATCGCAATTTTGACG CTAGCTGCGGAACTGACGGTGACGTCTCTTCAGTCGCCGATTCCTATAGCTACGGTTGATCCACCCGATGGTGCTGAGCTACTGGTCAGTGGATGGGGCAGGTTATTTTCTGAGAGCAATGCTGTGCCCACAAAGCTTCAGTATTTATGGGTGGTGGCAATCAATAACACGGAATGCAGGGAGACGCTCAGAGAAGAAGTGGACGACGTGCATCTGTGTGCTTTGAGAGGTGTTGGATCTGCGGTTTGCAGC GGTGACAGCGGTGGTCCTCTAGTGTATAACGGTACGCTAGTCGGCGTCGTTTCCTGGGGTCGGTCGCCATGTGCTTCCGGAGTTCCTGATGCCTATGTCAGGATGTCTTTGATGCTCGACTTTATTGAAAGAGTAATCGGAACCGCTGTTTCCAAGTAA
- the LOC107227452 gene encoding protein EFR3 homolog cmp44E isoform X1, translating into MSLVKCCFEADAPGVFEPVIQKCIDPGCCCWCCSALRPRYKRLVDNIFPVNPQDGLVKNNMEKLTFYSLSSPEKLDRIGEYLFQRASRDIYRRRNGFVIIAMEAMDQLLVACHAQTLNLFVESFLKMVQKLLESSEPQLQILATQSFVRFANIEEDTPSYHTRYDFFVSKFSAMCHSNHNDLAIRKQIRLAGIQGLQGVVRKTLSDDLVENIWEPVHMDKIVPSLLYNMQNSRYFEKENATPESPAEERSDPPQFAESCMRELVGRASFGHIRCVIRPVLRHLDLHQLWVPNYFAIHTFRIIMFSIQSQYSYTVVEALMTHLDENSKSTPKIRTSIADTLSKIISIAAGESVGPSVLEIINSLLSHLRVSVTRNLPSSNDEQLYQEALINALGEFANHLPDYQKIEIMMFIMSKVPYSEPDSTASVGKGDVLLQSILLKSLLKVGTKYQTIHLNTTFPISFLEPLLRMSLAPDPEMRLLVQKILHTLIDRHRNIDKLATPTVNIGNLELVIEKSSRPDVIFVRKHGPEIYQALYESLELPSNTVENIEAVYTTLALLAVELATEETVLELLRLVLSLQDLALTSGQISNSLKFNLHAVVMSLLVLISYVCNITSLMDYASKLVEAREKEAVHLLPELKSRYDGESQLSTRLPPSVIIDQAVVSECLKGAGLDTGKLQQGPGYSSSSLQHRHSWVDSTGRSSMADINAGGAELDSAGSSPGVQKKLPGEELTFESMKRILTESGETRREAEEERRLQLSQLFRTAPFQDLVVKTQPKHDMLQNKLSEIFNTLTVEPRNPIQPGIPPADAKPSQTPAYEVHFPELFVY; encoded by the exons ATGTCACTAGTTAAGTGCTGCTTCGAAGCCGATGCGCCTGGTGTATTCGAACCCGTCATACAGAAGTGCATTGATCCTGGAT GCTGCTGTTGGTGTTGCTCGGCCCTACGCCCAAGGTACAAAAGACTCGTGGATAACATTTTCCCAGTCAATCCTCAG GATGGCTTGGTCAAAAACAATATGGAAAAGCTAACATTTTACTCCTTGAGCAGTCCTGAAAAATTGGACCGAATTGGGGAATACTTGTTTCAGCGTGCTTCCAGAGATATTTACCG ACGGCGCAATGGATTTGTCATCATTGCTATGGAGGCGATGGACCAGCTTCTGGTTGCTTGTCATGCTCAGACTTTAAACCTGTTTGTGGAAAGTTTTTTGAAGATGGTCCAGAAGCTGCTAGAATCGTCAGAACCTCAACTACAAATATTGGCTACACAATCC TTTGTCAGGTTTGCCAACATCGAAGAGGATACGCCGTCTTATCACACACGTTACGATTTCTTTGTATCAAAGTTCTCTGCAATGTGCCACTCCAATCACAACGACTTGGCAATTCGCAAACAAATACGCCTTGCCGGGATACAGGGGCTGCAG ggCGTAGTAAGAAAAACACTATCTGATGATTTAgtagaaaatatttgggaACCTGTACATATGGATAAAATTGTTCCTTCACTGCTGTACAATATGCAAAATTCTAG ATATTTTGAGAAAGAGAATGCCACCCCAGAAAGTCCAGCTGAAGAGAGATCAGATCCGCCACAGTTTGCAGAAAGTTGCATGCGTGAATTAGTTGGACGTGCTTCCTTTGGACATATACGCTGCGTAATTAGACCAGTGTTAAG GCATTTGGATTTGCATCAACTCTGGGTTCCCAACTATTTCGCAATCCACACCTTCCGTATCATCATGTTTTCCATTCAG TCGCAATATTCCTACACAGTCGTTGAAGCTTTAATGACTCATCTTGACGAGAATTCTAAGTCTACTCCAAAAATACGAACGAGTATCGCTGATACTTTATCGAAGATTATTTCGATCGCTGCCGGGGAGAGTGTTG GTCCATCTGTattggaaattataaattcCCTGTTATCGCACCTTCGTGTAAGTGTAACAAGAAACCTGCCATCAAGTAATGACGAACAACTCTACCAAGAAGCACTGATCAATGCATTAGGAGAATTTGCAAATCATCTTCCTGATTaccagaaaattgaaataatgatgtttATCATGAGCAAAGTTCCCTACAGCGAACCTGACAGTACAGCTTCAGTGGGAAAGGGAGACGTTTTACTTCAGAGCATTCTTTTGAAATCACTACTGAAG GTCGGCACAAAGTACCAAACAATTCATTTGAATACAACATTTCCAATAAGTTTCTTGGAACCCCTGCTACGCATGTCATTGGCACCGGATCCTGAAATGAGATTGTTGGTGCAAAAAATTCTGCACACTCTGATCGACAGGCATCGCAACATTGACAAGTTAGCGACACCCAC CGTCAACATAGGAAATCTGGAACTTgtcattgaaaaatcttcacgACCTGATGTAATCTTCGTTCGGAAGCACGGCCCAGAAATTTATCAGGCTTTATATGAATCATTAGAACTACCAAGCAATACAGTTGAAAATATCGAAGCTGTGTACACAACACTCGCTTTACTTGCTGTCGAACTCGCAACTGAAGAAACCGTTTTGGAATTACTACGACTTGTACTGAGCCTGCAAGACTTGGCTCTCACTAGTGGACAAATTAGTAATTCCCTTAAATTCAATCTACATGCAGTTGTGATGTCCCTCTTGGTTCTCATTTCGTACGTGTGCAATATAACGTCCCTCATGGATTATGCGAGTAAG TTGGTTGAAGCACGTGAGAAAGAAGCTGTGCATCTTTTGCCTGAGCTCAAATCCCGTTACGATGGTGAATCTCAACTTTCAACGCGACTGCCACCCTCAGTTATCATCGATCAAGCTGTTGTAAGCGAATGTCTGAAGGGAGCAGGCTTAGACACTGGAAAGTTACAGCAAGGACCGGGATACAGCAGTAGCTCTCTTCAGCATAG ACATTCATGGGTAGACAGCACTGGCCGAAGCTCAATGGCTGATATAAATGCTGGTGGAGCGGAACTCGATAGCGCTGGTTCATCTCCTGGTGTGCAAAAG AAATTGCCTGGCGAAGAATTAACGTTTGAAAGCATGAAGAGAATTCTAACAGAGAGCGGAGAAACTCGTAGAGAAGCTGAAGAAGAAAGGCGTCTGCAACTTTCGCAGCTTTTCAGAACTGCTCCTTTCCAGGATCTAGTTGTCAAGACACAACCAAAG CATGACATGCTGCAAAACAAgttatcagaaatatttaatacGCTCACAGTTGAGCCAAGAAACCCAATTCAACCAGGAATCCCGCCAGCTGATGCAAAGCCAAGTCAAACACCGGCATATGAAGTTCATTTTCCagaattatttgtttactgA
- the LOC107227452 gene encoding protein EFR3 homolog cmp44E isoform X2 — protein sequence MSLCCCWCCSALRPRYKRLVDNIFPVNPQDGLVKNNMEKLTFYSLSSPEKLDRIGEYLFQRASRDIYRRRNGFVIIAMEAMDQLLVACHAQTLNLFVESFLKMVQKLLESSEPQLQILATQSFVRFANIEEDTPSYHTRYDFFVSKFSAMCHSNHNDLAIRKQIRLAGIQGLQGVVRKTLSDDLVENIWEPVHMDKIVPSLLYNMQNSRYFEKENATPESPAEERSDPPQFAESCMRELVGRASFGHIRCVIRPVLRHLDLHQLWVPNYFAIHTFRIIMFSIQSQYSYTVVEALMTHLDENSKSTPKIRTSIADTLSKIISIAAGESVGPSVLEIINSLLSHLRVSVTRNLPSSNDEQLYQEALINALGEFANHLPDYQKIEIMMFIMSKVPYSEPDSTASVGKGDVLLQSILLKSLLKVGTKYQTIHLNTTFPISFLEPLLRMSLAPDPEMRLLVQKILHTLIDRHRNIDKLATPTVNIGNLELVIEKSSRPDVIFVRKHGPEIYQALYESLELPSNTVENIEAVYTTLALLAVELATEETVLELLRLVLSLQDLALTSGQISNSLKFNLHAVVMSLLVLISYVCNITSLMDYASKLVEAREKEAVHLLPELKSRYDGESQLSTRLPPSVIIDQAVVSECLKGAGLDTGKLQQGPGYSSSSLQHRHSWVDSTGRSSMADINAGGAELDSAGSSPGVQKKLPGEELTFESMKRILTESGETRREAEEERRLQLSQLFRTAPFQDLVVKTQPKHDMLQNKLSEIFNTLTVEPRNPIQPGIPPADAKPSQTPAYEVHFPELFVY from the exons ATGAGCCTCT GCTGCTGTTGGTGTTGCTCGGCCCTACGCCCAAGGTACAAAAGACTCGTGGATAACATTTTCCCAGTCAATCCTCAG GATGGCTTGGTCAAAAACAATATGGAAAAGCTAACATTTTACTCCTTGAGCAGTCCTGAAAAATTGGACCGAATTGGGGAATACTTGTTTCAGCGTGCTTCCAGAGATATTTACCG ACGGCGCAATGGATTTGTCATCATTGCTATGGAGGCGATGGACCAGCTTCTGGTTGCTTGTCATGCTCAGACTTTAAACCTGTTTGTGGAAAGTTTTTTGAAGATGGTCCAGAAGCTGCTAGAATCGTCAGAACCTCAACTACAAATATTGGCTACACAATCC TTTGTCAGGTTTGCCAACATCGAAGAGGATACGCCGTCTTATCACACACGTTACGATTTCTTTGTATCAAAGTTCTCTGCAATGTGCCACTCCAATCACAACGACTTGGCAATTCGCAAACAAATACGCCTTGCCGGGATACAGGGGCTGCAG ggCGTAGTAAGAAAAACACTATCTGATGATTTAgtagaaaatatttgggaACCTGTACATATGGATAAAATTGTTCCTTCACTGCTGTACAATATGCAAAATTCTAG ATATTTTGAGAAAGAGAATGCCACCCCAGAAAGTCCAGCTGAAGAGAGATCAGATCCGCCACAGTTTGCAGAAAGTTGCATGCGTGAATTAGTTGGACGTGCTTCCTTTGGACATATACGCTGCGTAATTAGACCAGTGTTAAG GCATTTGGATTTGCATCAACTCTGGGTTCCCAACTATTTCGCAATCCACACCTTCCGTATCATCATGTTTTCCATTCAG TCGCAATATTCCTACACAGTCGTTGAAGCTTTAATGACTCATCTTGACGAGAATTCTAAGTCTACTCCAAAAATACGAACGAGTATCGCTGATACTTTATCGAAGATTATTTCGATCGCTGCCGGGGAGAGTGTTG GTCCATCTGTattggaaattataaattcCCTGTTATCGCACCTTCGTGTAAGTGTAACAAGAAACCTGCCATCAAGTAATGACGAACAACTCTACCAAGAAGCACTGATCAATGCATTAGGAGAATTTGCAAATCATCTTCCTGATTaccagaaaattgaaataatgatgtttATCATGAGCAAAGTTCCCTACAGCGAACCTGACAGTACAGCTTCAGTGGGAAAGGGAGACGTTTTACTTCAGAGCATTCTTTTGAAATCACTACTGAAG GTCGGCACAAAGTACCAAACAATTCATTTGAATACAACATTTCCAATAAGTTTCTTGGAACCCCTGCTACGCATGTCATTGGCACCGGATCCTGAAATGAGATTGTTGGTGCAAAAAATTCTGCACACTCTGATCGACAGGCATCGCAACATTGACAAGTTAGCGACACCCAC CGTCAACATAGGAAATCTGGAACTTgtcattgaaaaatcttcacgACCTGATGTAATCTTCGTTCGGAAGCACGGCCCAGAAATTTATCAGGCTTTATATGAATCATTAGAACTACCAAGCAATACAGTTGAAAATATCGAAGCTGTGTACACAACACTCGCTTTACTTGCTGTCGAACTCGCAACTGAAGAAACCGTTTTGGAATTACTACGACTTGTACTGAGCCTGCAAGACTTGGCTCTCACTAGTGGACAAATTAGTAATTCCCTTAAATTCAATCTACATGCAGTTGTGATGTCCCTCTTGGTTCTCATTTCGTACGTGTGCAATATAACGTCCCTCATGGATTATGCGAGTAAG TTGGTTGAAGCACGTGAGAAAGAAGCTGTGCATCTTTTGCCTGAGCTCAAATCCCGTTACGATGGTGAATCTCAACTTTCAACGCGACTGCCACCCTCAGTTATCATCGATCAAGCTGTTGTAAGCGAATGTCTGAAGGGAGCAGGCTTAGACACTGGAAAGTTACAGCAAGGACCGGGATACAGCAGTAGCTCTCTTCAGCATAG ACATTCATGGGTAGACAGCACTGGCCGAAGCTCAATGGCTGATATAAATGCTGGTGGAGCGGAACTCGATAGCGCTGGTTCATCTCCTGGTGTGCAAAAG AAATTGCCTGGCGAAGAATTAACGTTTGAAAGCATGAAGAGAATTCTAACAGAGAGCGGAGAAACTCGTAGAGAAGCTGAAGAAGAAAGGCGTCTGCAACTTTCGCAGCTTTTCAGAACTGCTCCTTTCCAGGATCTAGTTGTCAAGACACAACCAAAG CATGACATGCTGCAAAACAAgttatcagaaatatttaatacGCTCACAGTTGAGCCAAGAAACCCAATTCAACCAGGAATCCCGCCAGCTGATGCAAAGCCAAGTCAAACACCGGCATATGAAGTTCATTTTCCagaattatttgtttactgA
- the LOC107227452 gene encoding protein EFR3 homolog cmp44E isoform X3, whose amino-acid sequence MLGCCWCCSALRPRYKRLVDNIFPVNPQDGLVKNNMEKLTFYSLSSPEKLDRIGEYLFQRASRDIYRRRNGFVIIAMEAMDQLLVACHAQTLNLFVESFLKMVQKLLESSEPQLQILATQSFVRFANIEEDTPSYHTRYDFFVSKFSAMCHSNHNDLAIRKQIRLAGIQGLQGVVRKTLSDDLVENIWEPVHMDKIVPSLLYNMQNSRYFEKENATPESPAEERSDPPQFAESCMRELVGRASFGHIRCVIRPVLRHLDLHQLWVPNYFAIHTFRIIMFSIQSQYSYTVVEALMTHLDENSKSTPKIRTSIADTLSKIISIAAGESVGPSVLEIINSLLSHLRVSVTRNLPSSNDEQLYQEALINALGEFANHLPDYQKIEIMMFIMSKVPYSEPDSTASVGKGDVLLQSILLKSLLKVGTKYQTIHLNTTFPISFLEPLLRMSLAPDPEMRLLVQKILHTLIDRHRNIDKLATPTVNIGNLELVIEKSSRPDVIFVRKHGPEIYQALYESLELPSNTVENIEAVYTTLALLAVELATEETVLELLRLVLSLQDLALTSGQISNSLKFNLHAVVMSLLVLISYVCNITSLMDYASKLVEAREKEAVHLLPELKSRYDGESQLSTRLPPSVIIDQAVVSECLKGAGLDTGKLQQGPGYSSSSLQHRHSWVDSTGRSSMADINAGGAELDSAGSSPGVQKKLPGEELTFESMKRILTESGETRREAEEERRLQLSQLFRTAPFQDLVVKTQPKHDMLQNKLSEIFNTLTVEPRNPIQPGIPPADAKPSQTPAYEVHFPELFVY is encoded by the exons ATGCTGG GCTGCTGTTGGTGTTGCTCGGCCCTACGCCCAAGGTACAAAAGACTCGTGGATAACATTTTCCCAGTCAATCCTCAG GATGGCTTGGTCAAAAACAATATGGAAAAGCTAACATTTTACTCCTTGAGCAGTCCTGAAAAATTGGACCGAATTGGGGAATACTTGTTTCAGCGTGCTTCCAGAGATATTTACCG ACGGCGCAATGGATTTGTCATCATTGCTATGGAGGCGATGGACCAGCTTCTGGTTGCTTGTCATGCTCAGACTTTAAACCTGTTTGTGGAAAGTTTTTTGAAGATGGTCCAGAAGCTGCTAGAATCGTCAGAACCTCAACTACAAATATTGGCTACACAATCC TTTGTCAGGTTTGCCAACATCGAAGAGGATACGCCGTCTTATCACACACGTTACGATTTCTTTGTATCAAAGTTCTCTGCAATGTGCCACTCCAATCACAACGACTTGGCAATTCGCAAACAAATACGCCTTGCCGGGATACAGGGGCTGCAG ggCGTAGTAAGAAAAACACTATCTGATGATTTAgtagaaaatatttgggaACCTGTACATATGGATAAAATTGTTCCTTCACTGCTGTACAATATGCAAAATTCTAG ATATTTTGAGAAAGAGAATGCCACCCCAGAAAGTCCAGCTGAAGAGAGATCAGATCCGCCACAGTTTGCAGAAAGTTGCATGCGTGAATTAGTTGGACGTGCTTCCTTTGGACATATACGCTGCGTAATTAGACCAGTGTTAAG GCATTTGGATTTGCATCAACTCTGGGTTCCCAACTATTTCGCAATCCACACCTTCCGTATCATCATGTTTTCCATTCAG TCGCAATATTCCTACACAGTCGTTGAAGCTTTAATGACTCATCTTGACGAGAATTCTAAGTCTACTCCAAAAATACGAACGAGTATCGCTGATACTTTATCGAAGATTATTTCGATCGCTGCCGGGGAGAGTGTTG GTCCATCTGTattggaaattataaattcCCTGTTATCGCACCTTCGTGTAAGTGTAACAAGAAACCTGCCATCAAGTAATGACGAACAACTCTACCAAGAAGCACTGATCAATGCATTAGGAGAATTTGCAAATCATCTTCCTGATTaccagaaaattgaaataatgatgtttATCATGAGCAAAGTTCCCTACAGCGAACCTGACAGTACAGCTTCAGTGGGAAAGGGAGACGTTTTACTTCAGAGCATTCTTTTGAAATCACTACTGAAG GTCGGCACAAAGTACCAAACAATTCATTTGAATACAACATTTCCAATAAGTTTCTTGGAACCCCTGCTACGCATGTCATTGGCACCGGATCCTGAAATGAGATTGTTGGTGCAAAAAATTCTGCACACTCTGATCGACAGGCATCGCAACATTGACAAGTTAGCGACACCCAC CGTCAACATAGGAAATCTGGAACTTgtcattgaaaaatcttcacgACCTGATGTAATCTTCGTTCGGAAGCACGGCCCAGAAATTTATCAGGCTTTATATGAATCATTAGAACTACCAAGCAATACAGTTGAAAATATCGAAGCTGTGTACACAACACTCGCTTTACTTGCTGTCGAACTCGCAACTGAAGAAACCGTTTTGGAATTACTACGACTTGTACTGAGCCTGCAAGACTTGGCTCTCACTAGTGGACAAATTAGTAATTCCCTTAAATTCAATCTACATGCAGTTGTGATGTCCCTCTTGGTTCTCATTTCGTACGTGTGCAATATAACGTCCCTCATGGATTATGCGAGTAAG TTGGTTGAAGCACGTGAGAAAGAAGCTGTGCATCTTTTGCCTGAGCTCAAATCCCGTTACGATGGTGAATCTCAACTTTCAACGCGACTGCCACCCTCAGTTATCATCGATCAAGCTGTTGTAAGCGAATGTCTGAAGGGAGCAGGCTTAGACACTGGAAAGTTACAGCAAGGACCGGGATACAGCAGTAGCTCTCTTCAGCATAG ACATTCATGGGTAGACAGCACTGGCCGAAGCTCAATGGCTGATATAAATGCTGGTGGAGCGGAACTCGATAGCGCTGGTTCATCTCCTGGTGTGCAAAAG AAATTGCCTGGCGAAGAATTAACGTTTGAAAGCATGAAGAGAATTCTAACAGAGAGCGGAGAAACTCGTAGAGAAGCTGAAGAAGAAAGGCGTCTGCAACTTTCGCAGCTTTTCAGAACTGCTCCTTTCCAGGATCTAGTTGTCAAGACACAACCAAAG CATGACATGCTGCAAAACAAgttatcagaaatatttaatacGCTCACAGTTGAGCCAAGAAACCCAATTCAACCAGGAATCCCGCCAGCTGATGCAAAGCCAAGTCAAACACCGGCATATGAAGTTCATTTTCCagaattatttgtttactgA
- the LOC107227453 gene encoding peptidyl-prolyl cis-trans isomerase Fkbp12 yields the protein MGVDVEVLSPGDGSTYPKTGQTVVVHYTGTLTSGKKFDSSRDRGIPFKFKIGKGEVIKGWDQGVAQMCIGERARLTCSPDFAYGSRGHPGVIPPNATLIFDVELLKVEP from the exons ATGGGCGTGGATGTTGAAGTTCTTTCACCTGGAGACG GCTCGACCTACCCTAAAACCGGACAAACTGTTGTGGTCCACTATACAG GTACTCTTACCTCTGGGAAGAAGTTTGATTCGAGCAGAGACCGTGGAATTCCCTTCAAGTTCAAGATTGGTAAGGGTGAAGTGATCAAAGGATGGGACCAAGGAGTAGCCCAGATGTGTATCGGAGAACGCGCTAGACTTACTTGTTCACCTGATTTTGCTTACGGTTCCCGAGGGCACCCTGGCGT TATTCCGCCAAATGCGACACTCATATTCGACGTGGAGCTGCTGAAGGTAGAGCCATGA